The Haloprofundus salinisoli region TCGACGACCGTTGGTCGTACGAGATCGTCGGCGACTTCCGGCGAAGTTTCCTCGAGGGGATAACCGACTACGAGGCCGAGGTCCGCGACGAACTCGTCGACGGACTCGATCACGTGACCGAGCGCCGCCAGCAGACGGAGTGGCGCGAGCGCGCCGAGAGCGACGCCTGGAAATCAGAGTAACGTAGAAAAAAGCGGATCAGTCGTCGCTGCCGCCGTGGTCGACCGGGGACGCGTCGTACCCGTCGAGGCTCTCGTACGCCTCGTAGACGCCTCTCCCGCCGAACCGTACGTCGAACCGCGAGAGCGCGTCGGCGACCTGCTCGCGCTGGAGCACCCCGAACCCGAGGAGGATGACGGCGAAGCCGAGACCGGTCGTCTCGCCCACCGTCTCGTCCAACACGAGCCAGCCGGTGAGCGTCGCCACCGCGGGGACGGCGTAGGCGGTGAGGTTCGCGCGAATCGGCCCCGCGCGCTCGATGAGCAGGAAATACGCGGCATAGGCGACACCGGTTCCGAGGACGCCGACGTAGGCGACGGCGGCGAGCAGTTTCGGCGTCCATGCAATCGCGACTGACTCGCCGAGCGCGAGACTCCCGGCGTGGATACAGAGCGCGCCGAAGAGGAACGCCCACGCGGAGAGGGGAAGCGTCGCGAGACGCGGTTTCACGCGGCGAATGAGCACGCTCCCGAGCGCGATGCTGACGGCGGCGACGGCGACGAGTGCCTGCCCCTCCGCGCCCGAGCGGAGCATCGCGGATGTCGGCTGAACGATGACCAGCACGCCGACGAGGCCGAGCAGGATACCGACCGCGCCGATCCACGAGATACGTTCGTCGCGCAGCAACGCGAGGGCGAAAAGCGGCGAGAGCAGCGGGAGTAAACTGTACATCACCGCGGCCGCGCCGCTGGTTGTCCCCTGCTGACCGACGAACAACAGCGCGTTGTTGACGGCGACGACGAAGACGCCGCTGGAGAGGATGGCGAGCGCGTCGCTGCGCGTCCGGGGAACCCAGTCGTCGTAGACGGCGGCGACGAACCCAAGGAGCAGCAGGCCGCCGATGTCGAACCGAAGCGCGGCGAACAGCACCGGCGGAATCTCGGCCACGCCGACTTTTATGGCGACGAAGGAGGTGCCGAGAAACAGCGACGCGACGACGAAGAGCGAGAGTGTCCGGTCGCTACTCATCGGTGCACCCCGGGTTCCGACGGCCAGCGTGATTCGTGACTGGAACCTCGAAACCGGGGCGTGCTTGGGGGGCGGTCGGATGACGAACGTCAGGATATCTCGCAAACATACTTTACTTCCTCGAACCTATTTTCGATATCGAGGGTTATATGTCTAACGTGGGCTCTCGTAGCGTGACAGTCATGCACTCATTCGTGAGTGGAGTTCACATAGCGCAACTCGATGTCTGGGGGTGACGAGTGCGGAGGCTCGAAAACGGTCGTCTACTCGCCGTCGCTCGCGGCGTCGACCCGGTCGGCGTACTTCTCCAACTCACCGGCGAGCGTTCGCGCCTGTTCGGCGGTGAGCGTTACCCGGTCGGCGTGCGCGGGGAGGTGCTCCAGTTGCGTGTTGTCGAGTTCGAGTTCGAGCGTCACGGCGTCGGGGTTCTTCCGCGGCGCGGTGACGTTGAGGACGGCGAACGCCTCCTCTTCGAACTCGTGGCCCGTCGCGGTGCCGTCGAGCATGTCGAACGTCGTGTAGGCGTTGATGCGGAGCAGTCGGTCTGGCATACTGGCCCTTGTATGCGGTCGACAATGGACGTGACGGGTCGCCGGAGAAGCGACGAACGTCCGACTCGGTGGGTGTTCTCCGAAGGCAACGGCGAAATTAGCCAACGAGCCTTATTGAAGTCCTTTGTAAGTGATGGATTGTAGCGGTCTTGCTGGATAGAACGCGCGTATCTGTTATGAGCGCTGCCAGAGGCGGAAAGTATAGAGGTAGTAAAACGATGAGGGACAGGACGTGCCGTCTTCACCGAACACGCGGTCGCCGAGCTGAGGGGTACGTCGAAGTCGAACGCAGGTACCACGGACGTGGTGATGAGGTGGCGATAACGACGCTGTGAGAGAGCAGCAGCACTCGGAAAATCTCGCTGTGGAGAAGAGTAGTAGAGCGTGAAAAAACGAACTTCGGGTGAATTTGACGCTGAGACTCATCACAACAAGCGTAATTAAAACAGACTCACACAATTACTCGAACTAGTATGGCCACGATAGACTATGGTGTCATCATCAGTTCGATCTTCGCACTCACACTCCTCGGAATTGGCGTTTCAGGGTTCATTAATCCAAGACTCCAAGGCGGACGTGACCTGAATATTATCGAATCGGAGGAGGTTGGACCGGGAGAGAAATTTGGGGCCCGTGTCTTTGGAACCATTCTCATCATCATGGGGCTCATCATCTCTTACTTTGTTCTCAACAGCTTGTTCGATATCTGATCGAACTCCGAATCATCATCTAAGCCGGTCATAGCATCCATGTCGGATATGAATCAGTACAGTGAGTCGCTGCTGAATAGAGGACACGAATCTCGCTCGTGCGGAAACCGCCCTCATCTGAAGTGATACGGAGCGTGTTAGGCTGTCTGTATCAACGATGTATTAGTCCCAGTATCCGGCTTCGAACGTCGTCGGCGGAGTCGTACCGTTGGTTATCCGTTGAAGCGAGCACTTCCTCGAGGGATTCCTCCCCGCCCTGTGTTTCGATCTCGTAATCACCATACGTCTCGACCAGTTCGTCCGTTGTAGTTGGATAGCTGTGGGTTTCGAGTGATTCATCAAGTTCGCCAAGTCGCCCACCAAGGTCACCACGCATTGCACGGTCTTCACCGCCGCGGTTACGTACTTCCTCTGTCTCCCGCTTTGACTGGCGTCGCTCCTCGTCACCTACTTGCTCGTCTCGGCTCTGTCTGTCGTCTGCCATCCCTCACAGTAGGTGACCGAGTCGGATAACGGTGGGGTCGCTCATTGGCGTAACCGCTGCGAACACACCGTACAACCACCTTCACAGGCCGGATAAGTCGGTGATCCGTACACGTTACTTCGCGGCTCGTTCAACGCTGTGTAGACGGAATAAACGAGTCTCCATGAGAGATGACCCTCTGTATACAGCACATGGTTCCCCTCATCGGTTGAGGATTTCGAGAGAGCCGCCAACAAGTATCTCTACGCGAGCGACCGAAGGGAGCGAGCGGGCCGAGGAGTGAACGGAAGCCGCGAAGCGGCTGAAGCGAACGACGAGTGCTTTTGGTCCGAGAGCAGACGCTTCGCGTCTGCTAAGCCTTCGCGGTGAAACCGCGAAGAGAGCTTTTGCCGAGGGCGGCGAAGCCGGCCCCGCAGCGCAAAAGGTCGGTTCTAGTCGTCCGACGCAATCGGCGTTCCGTCGGCGTGCGCGGGCGCGGGGCTGTCGTCCATATCGTCCTCGTCGGCGTACGGGTACCACGTGAGCTTCGTGTTGTGCATCATCGGGTCCTCGTAGTCGGTCTCCTCGGGTTCGATGAGCGCTTCGAGCTCCTCCTCGTCGAGGCGCTCGACGAACTCGCGGAACGTCTCCTCGCTCTCGCGGGCGTCCTCGAAGTTGGCGAGCAGATTCTTAATCGCGCCGGGTACCTCGTCGGCGGGGACGCGCTGACCGACCCAGTCGGCGAACTGCGGGTTCTCGCCGAGGCCGCCGCCGAGGCCGATGTCGAGCGCTTCGACCGCCTCGCCGTTCTTGCGCGTCTTCATGCCGCGGAGGCTCACGTCTGCGATCTGCGGCTGCGCGCAGGAGGCCGTGCAGCCCGAGAGGTGGATGTGGAAGTCCTCGACGCCGTCGGGGAGTTCGACGTTCTCCTTCAGCCAGCGCGCGTAGCGCACCTGCCGGTTCTTCGTCTCCACGATGGAGAGCGAACAGAACTCCGTGCCGGTGCAGGCGATGGAGCCGCGCATGAACGGATGCGGGTCCGGCGAGTAGTTGTCCAAGAGCTCCTCGGCGAGGAACTCGTCGAGGTTCTCCTCGGGGACGTCGGTGACGATGGCGTTCTGGCGCTGGGTCAGGCGGACCTCGCCGGAGCCGTATTCCTCGGCGAGGTCGGCGAGTTCGAGTACGTCCGCCGCACCCATCCGGCCGACTAGCACGTCCAATCCGACGTAGTAGTTACCGTCGTTCTGCTCGTGGACGCCGACGTGGTCGGAGTGGCCGCCGTTGGCGTGGCCGGAGTTGTACGAGTACTCCTCGCGGAGGTCCTCGCCCGCCGTCTGCAGTTCCCAGTCGACGTACTCCTCCTGGAGGACGCGGCGGAACTTCTCGGGGCCCCACTCGTCCATCAGGAACTTGACGCGGGCGTTGTAGCGGTTCTCGCGGTCGCCGTGGTCGCGGAACAGCGCGGAGATAGCGCCGCCGACTTCGCCCGCCTGCTCGGGCGTGACGAACACGTCGAGGCCGCGGGCCAAACGCGGTTCGTTGCGGGCGAGACCGCCGCCGACACGGACGTTGAACCCTTTCTCGCCGTCTTTGGTTGCGGGTTCGTAGGCGAGGTCGTTAATGTCGCCCTGGCCACAGCCCTCGCGGCAGCCGGTGACCGACACCTTCCACTTCCGCGGGAGGTTCGTGTGGTCCTCGTGACCTTTGTACGTCTCGTGGAGATCCAGCGCGACGGGGAGCGCGTCGACGTGTTCGTGTTTGTCCTTGCCGGCGACGGGGCAGCCGACGATGTTCCGCCAGGAGTCGCCGCAGGCCTGCTGCGTGGAGAGTCCGTGTTCGTCGAGTTTCTCGAAGATAGCCGGGATGTCCTCGATGCGGATCCAGTGGAGCTGGATGGACTGCCGGGTGGTGAAGTCGGCGTACGCCGCCCCGAACTCGGGGTTGACGCCGGGACCGCGGGCGTACTCGTCGGCGATCTCGCCGACGGCGCGGACCTGTCCCGGTTCGAGCACGCCGTTGGGCGTCCCGATGCGCATCATGAAGTAGCTCTCCTGGCCGTTTCGCTGGTGGTACAGCCCCCACCACTTGAAGCGCTCGAACCAGGCGTCGCGCTCGTCTTCGGGAATCGACTCCCACCCGTTCTCGGCGAACTCGAACAGATGCTCCCGGATCTCGTTACCGTACACCTCGGACTTCCATCGCTCCACGTCGGTCGGCATTGGAGGTCCCTATCGCCCGCACGCCTAAACCACTCGCTGCCCCGTCAACCATCCCCGGTGCTCGCCGAAAGAGGATATCGTTGCCGGCTTACGGGCGCTGGCTCCCGTTCGACAGCAGCAGGCCCTCACGGTCGACATCTCGCCACTCACCGTCGACGACGCGGCCGACCGGAAGCCAGCCGGTCGTCGTCTTCTCCCCGCAGACGATGCACTGAGAGACGGCCCGGAGCTCGACCGTTCGGCCGTCGACTCCGGGTTCGACGAGGTTCTCGACCACCGCGTCTGCGAGGTCGCAGTCGCAGAATCCGGGGTCGTAGAAGCGCCACAGCTCGCCGACGCCGACGCGTCGCTGGTCGTCGACCGAGAGCCACGCGCCGTCGTCTTGGATGCGGAGCGAGACAGTCACTGTCCGACGTTCGTTCCCCGAACACCTGTCTACGTCGGTCGGTGCAAGCATCCGGAACCTCTACGACGAGGGATGTGCGGACAATCGAGGGACGGCGGTCGAACTGCCTGGTTTCGACCGTCCGGAGTAGCGGCAATCGGTTCCCGTATCGGGGAGTGCTGGCACGGTTTACTACCGAAGACGGCCTTATTCGGTCGCCGCTCTCAGTGGGTACTGTGACGCATCTCTACGCCGACGCGACCCATCGAGAACACGCGTCCGCCGACGTCGCCCCCGAACTGTACGAGGAGGTCGATGCGGTGGATGAGTGACCCGGCGCACTCCGAAAAGGCGACGCTCGACACCGACCGTCCGACCGACGAAGACGACGACCACCTCTCGGATCTCGACGACGGTGCCGGCTGTACCGAAATCTGGGAGCACCTCTCGGAGCGCCGGGCGAAGGCGGCCGAGAACGCCGACGACTGACCGCGAACCCTCCGACCCGCAGCGTCCCGCCGACGGCCGCTCGTAGCCGACATCCCGACCTGTCGGTATCGCGCCCCGCCGACCAGAGCACGGGACGTTTTTGACCGACCCCGCCCAACGGACCGTCGATGAGAGACGACCCGACGCCGAACGTGTCGCCGTCAGAGGCCGACCGCACCTCGCCCGTCGGCGAACCGGTCATCCGGTCTGACCCCGCGGTGACGGGCGAGCGGGCGCACGACGCCGTCGGGTTCAACCCCGACGACCCCGAGAGCGTCGCCCACGCCGCGGAGACGGTCCGACAGTTCGCCGATTCGTCCGTCGGCAGCACGGACAACGTCTACATGCTCCGCGGCGCCGCGGCCTGTGCGGCGCTCGTCCGCGGCGTCGGGTCGTACAAGGCGGCGGCCGAGGAGGCCGGCGGTGACGTCTCCGTCGCGTTCATCCGCAAGTGGGCGCGCGTCCACGACCTCCCGCGGTCGATTCGCCGACACGTCGCGCTGGGCCACATCGCGCCCACCGCGGCGAAGCACATCGCCCGCGTCTCCGGCGAGGCGCGGTTCGCGCTCGCGTGGGCGACGCTCGACGGTGACCTCACCGTCCGCGAGGTCCGACGCCTCGCCAGCGCCGTCAACGACGGCGAGAGCGTCGAGGAGGCGCTCCGCGACCACGGAATCGAACTGGGACACCTCTCCGTCTCGCTTCCGCCGGAGGCGTACGTCGAACTCCGCCGCCGGGCGTCGCTCTCGGACCGGTCGCCCGACGACGTGCTGAGCGACGCGCTCGTCGCGTACCTCCGCGACGGAGAGGAGTAATCGCCCTCAGTTCTCCCCGAGGTACCGCCGTGCGGCCGTCGCAATCGTCTCCCGCGCCGTCTCCACGTCCGGCCAGTGAATCGTCTCGTTCGGGAAGTGCGCCTGCTCTATCGTCCCGGGACCGAAGACGACGGTCGGGATTCCGGCCTCGACGTAGTGCCGCGAGTCCGCGCCGTAGGTCGCGCCGTGGACCTCCGTGTCGTCGAAACCGGCGTCGGCCATCGCCGCCTGTAATGCCGTAACGACCGGTTCGTCGGCGGCGATCTCGGCGGACTCGAACTGGACGGTGAACCGCTCGAACGACGGCGGGTGTTCCGTGAGCCACTCGCTCTCCGCGACCACCTCCGCGAGGCGCTCCCCGTACTCCGCCTCTACTTCGTCCACCGTCTCGCCGGGGGCGACGCCGATGCGAATCTCGGCCGTCAGTGACGCCGGAACCGACGACGCCCACGACCCGGCCTCGACGCGGCCGATGCAGAGAGGCCACGGAACGGGGAACTCCTCGTACAGCGGGTGGTGAACCCGCTCGCCGCGTTCGGTTTCGAGGTCTTCGAACGCGTGGCGAATCCGCTCGAAGTGCGGGAGCACGGATTCGCCGACCCACCGCGTCGCCGCGTGCGCCGACCGGCCGGTGAGACGGAGTCGCTTCATCACCGTCCCCTCCGTCGCCGTGACGATGGTCAGGTCGGTCGGTTCGGCGACGACGGCGGCGTCGCGCTCGAACGAGTAGGGGTTGTCGAGCACCGCGGCGGCGGCCCCGATACCGCCCTCCTCCTCGCCGCCGACGCTCTCGACGACGATACGGCCGTCGAGGTCGAACTCGCCCGCGTCGACGGCGTCGCGCACGTCGAGTGCGGCGAACACGCAGGCGGCGACGCCGGATTTCATGTCCGCCGCCCCGCGGGCGGTCAGATCGTCACCGTTCCACGTCGGTTCGAAGGGGTCGCTCTCCCACAGTTCGTCTTCGGCGGGAACCACGTCGACGTGGCCGTTCAGTACGAGCGTCGGTCCGGCGTCGGGGTCACCGAACTCCAGAACGCCCGCGACGCTCGGCCGGTCGGCGACCGTTATCTCGGCGGGGCTGTCCGGAAACGATGGATGCTCGGCGAGACGGTCGGCGTCGGCGGTCCACTCGACGGTCTCGAAGCCGAACTCGTCGAGTCGCTCGCGGAACCACGACTGCGCC contains the following coding sequences:
- a CDS encoding DMT family transporter, whose product is MSSDRTLSLFVVASLFLGTSFVAIKVGVAEIPPVLFAALRFDIGGLLLLGFVAAVYDDWVPRTRSDALAILSSGVFVVAVNNALLFVGQQGTTSGAAAVMYSLLPLLSPLFALALLRDERISWIGAVGILLGLVGVLVIVQPTSAMLRSGAEGQALVAVAAVSIALGSVLIRRVKPRLATLPLSAWAFLFGALCIHAGSLALGESVAIAWTPKLLAAVAYVGVLGTGVAYAAYFLLIERAGPIRANLTAYAVPAVATLTGWLVLDETVGETTGLGFAVILLGFGVLQREQVADALSRFDVRFGGRGVYEAYESLDGYDASPVDHGGSDD
- a CDS encoding DUF6360 family protein, translating into MPDRLLRINAYTTFDMLDGTATGHEFEEEAFAVLNVTAPRKNPDAVTLELELDNTQLEHLPAHADRVTLTAEQARTLAGELEKYADRVDAASDGE
- a CDS encoding DUF5789 family protein is translated as MADDRQSRDEQVGDEERRQSKRETEEVRNRGGEDRAMRGDLGGRLGELDESLETHSYPTTTDELVETYGDYEIETQGGEESLEEVLASTDNQRYDSADDVRSRILGLIHR
- a CDS encoding nitrite/sulfite reductase is translated as MPTDVERWKSEVYGNEIREHLFEFAENGWESIPEDERDAWFERFKWWGLYHQRNGQESYFMMRIGTPNGVLEPGQVRAVGEIADEYARGPGVNPEFGAAYADFTTRQSIQLHWIRIEDIPAIFEKLDEHGLSTQQACGDSWRNIVGCPVAGKDKHEHVDALPVALDLHETYKGHEDHTNLPRKWKVSVTGCREGCGQGDINDLAYEPATKDGEKGFNVRVGGGLARNEPRLARGLDVFVTPEQAGEVGGAISALFRDHGDRENRYNARVKFLMDEWGPEKFRRVLQEEYVDWELQTAGEDLREEYSYNSGHANGGHSDHVGVHEQNDGNYYVGLDVLVGRMGAADVLELADLAEEYGSGEVRLTQRQNAIVTDVPEENLDEFLAEELLDNYSPDPHPFMRGSIACTGTEFCSLSIVETKNRQVRYARWLKENVELPDGVEDFHIHLSGCTASCAQPQIADVSLRGMKTRKNGEAVEALDIGLGGGLGENPQFADWVGQRVPADEVPGAIKNLLANFEDARESEETFREFVERLDEEELEALIEPEETDYEDPMMHNTKLTWYPYADEDDMDDSPAPAHADGTPIASDD
- a CDS encoding DUF7119 family protein gives rise to the protein MRDDPTPNVSPSEADRTSPVGEPVIRSDPAVTGERAHDAVGFNPDDPESVAHAAETVRQFADSSVGSTDNVYMLRGAAACAALVRGVGSYKAAAEEAGGDVSVAFIRKWARVHDLPRSIRRHVALGHIAPTAAKHIARVSGEARFALAWATLDGDLTVREVRRLASAVNDGESVEEALRDHGIELGHLSVSLPPEAYVELRRRASLSDRSPDDVLSDALVAYLRDGEE
- a CDS encoding M20/M25/M40 family metallo-hydrolase: MDIRPFTEEFLRFDTTGCREAAAQSWFRERLDEFGFETVEWTADADRLAEHPSFPDSPAEITVADRPSVAGVLEFGDPDAGPTLVLNGHVDVVPAEDELWESDPFEPTWNGDDLTARGAADMKSGVAACVFAALDVRDAVDAGEFDLDGRIVVESVGGEEEGGIGAAAAVLDNPYSFERDAAVVAEPTDLTIVTATEGTVMKRLRLTGRSAHAATRWVGESVLPHFERIRHAFEDLETERGERVHHPLYEEFPVPWPLCIGRVEAGSWASSVPASLTAEIRIGVAPGETVDEVEAEYGERLAEVVAESEWLTEHPPSFERFTVQFESAEIAADEPVVTALQAAMADAGFDDTEVHGATYGADSRHYVEAGIPTVVFGPGTIEQAHFPNETIHWPDVETARETIATAARRYLGEN